In Ruania alkalisoli, the DNA window GTCGAGGTGGTCCTCGACCGCCTGCAGTCGCTGCTGCAGCACCGATTCGCGATCGTCCTCGGTCAGGTCCACGGAGGCGACCACGAAGATCTTCGCCGGGCCCACGTACTCCATGTGGGCGAAGGTCACCCGCTCGACGCCCGGTGCGGTACGTAGCCGCTCCAGCAGCGTCTTCCGGGCCAGGCCGTCCACCGACTGCCCGACCAGGAACTGGCCGTTGCGCACGAGCAGGATCAGCGCGACCACGCCGAGCAACACACCCACGCAGATGGAGCCGATCGCATCGTAGATCGCGTCTCCGGTGAGCTGGTGCGCGGCCAGTCCGCCGGCCGCCACGAGCAGGCCGACCAGCGCGGCCAGATCCTCGAAGAACACGGCCCGCAACGTGGTCTGGGAGGTACCGAGCACGAACCGGAACGGATGCACCCGAGCGCGTGCGGCATCGCTGCGGGTCTGACGGAGCGCCTGGGTGAAGGAGATGCCTTCGAGCACGAAGGCCACCGCGAGCACCACGTAGCTGAGCGTGTAGTCCGCGACCTCCTCCCGGTTGCCGAGTTCGGAGATGCCGTGGGTGATCGAGACGATCGACCCGGCCACGAACAGGCCGAACGCCGCCACCATCGACCACACGAACGCCGCCCTCCCGTAGCCGAGAGGATGCGCGGCATCGGCGGGTTTCGCTCCACGACGCTCGGCCACCAGCAACAGCGCCTCGTTGCCGGTGTCGGCCCACGAGTGCGCGGCCTCGGCCACCATGGACGCCGAACCGGAGAGCACGGCAGCCACCGTCTTCGCGGCCGCCACCAAGGCGTTCGCGATCAAAGCGATCACCACGGTGAGCACGCTCTGCGGCGCCTCGGGCGACTTCTCGCTCATGGTCTGCACCACCCCTCATCGCCGCGTCGGCGCTGGATGTGAGTCTGCGGCGATCCTACGACCACGACTCCCCCAAGGGTCAGCAGCGACGAAACATGACTGTGACGCAACGGTCATACCGCCGTGTCGGCCACTTCGTAGCCTCAGGTCATCAAGACTCCAGGAGGAAACGCCATGGCTGAGATGCCGACCATCAAGAACACCCGCGAGCTGACCGCCTACCGCATCACCGCCGAAGACACGGTCACGCTGTGCCCGCTGACCGGCCCAGTTGACGGCTCCCCCACGAGCGTTTTCTTCGAGATCTGGGACCCGGAGGGCGTCCAGTCGGACAATTCTCACCCCGCGTCGGTGGAGATCTTCTTCTTCGTCCAGGGCGAGGGGCTCGCGCAGTCGGACGAGCACAGCGTGCCCGTGGCTGCCGGGGACGTACTGGTCCTGCCGGCCACCTCGGTGCACCACATCAAGAACACCTCGACCACCGAGCGACTGTTCGCGGTGACGATCATGTGCAATGACCTCGGCTCCCAGCCGGAGGATTCCTCGATGTCGGGATTCTACGAACTGGTCGCAGCCGGGGTGCCGGTGGAACTGGATCCCGAGGCACGGGAGGTGTTCCACCGCAACGCCGGCAGGATCGCCTCGTTCGCCGCGTCCCACTGAGTTCCGCGACGCCGGATCTCATCGCTCAGATGTCATTCCGGCCGGTTCCCACACGAATCCGTCGGGGTCGGTGAAGGCAGGGCCGTCCGAGCCGAGCACCACTCGGTGCGAGCCGGATCCGGCCGGGTCGGCGCCCACTTCCTTCGCGGCAGTCTTCCGCGGATAGACGGCGAGCGTGAGTCCCCCGTCGGTGCCACCGAGCTCGGCGTACTTGCCACCGAAGCTGCGTCCAGCGTGCATGCCCTGGGAGATATAGAAGCGCTTGCTTGCCTTGACGTCGTCCACACCGAGCAGCACGACGAGGTTATCGAACTCGGGCACTGCTTCTCCGGTGTCCTTCTTGGAGGAGGAAGCGAACTTCCAGATCGCACCGTCCGGGGAGGCAACGATTGCCCCGTACCCCCAGAACGAGGTCGAGGCGGGCTGGAGAACGGAAGCTCCGCCGTCGAGGGCCACTTGCAGCAGTGCGTCCACGTGGCCGCGCGACGGCGCCACGAGCGAGAGGGAGAAGCCGCGGAATCCCGTGGTCGGTTCGTCGGAATGGGCGGCGCTGACACGGTCAGCCACCCCGAGCGCCTGACACAGCGCGCGTGTCGGCTCGGGGTTCTCACACCCGAGGGTGAGGGACATCAGGGCAGTCATGGGGCTTCCTTTCGCGAGGTGGGTTCTCGTCCGCACTCCTCACGCTAGGCGCGACCCGCCGCCAGGGCTTCTCGATTCCTGACCGGTTGCCCTCAGGCTTCTGCCAGACGTCGCTCGAGCCCGTCCAGGATCAGCTCGAGGCCGTTGTCGAACTCGGCGGTGTAGGTGTACGCGCCGCTGACCACGGTGGACATCACCTCGGTCAGGTGGGGGTACTCGGCTGCGGGCGGGTCCATCGAGATGGCCACATCCCAGGCGCCCTGGAACGTCTGGAAGGGCAGGTTCAGCTCGGTGAGTACGAAGCCGTAGACGTAGGAGTCGATGGCGGAGAATGCCTGCAGCGCGAGCGCCACGGTGAACCCGTTGCCCCGCAGGCAGCCGAGGACGGCGTTGTGGTGAGTGAGCAAGGCGGGTCCGGGATCGGGGCGTGACTCGATCAGCCCCAATGCCCACGGGTGGGCGGCGAGCACCGACCGGGCTGAGGCAGCGCGCGCCTGCATGGCGGGCCGCCATGGGGTTCCCGGTTCAGGGAGTTCGATCTGGGCGAAGATCCAGTCGGCCAGCGCATCGAGCAGGGCGCTCTTGCTGGCCACGTGGTGGTAGAGCGACATCGCTTCGACACCCAGCTGCTTGCCAACGTTGCGCATGCTCGCGGCGGTCAGTCCGCCCTCGTCGGCCACGGCAACCGCGGCGGCAACGATGCGCTCGCGCGTCAGGGCCGGGCGGTCGGTCACTGTTCACCTCTGCGCTGGGTAGTCCCGCAACGTTTACGCGTGTAAGGTTACCGTGCCACTGGGCTTACGCCGTAAGGAGCAGGTGATGCGAGCAGCAGTCGTCCAGCAGTACGGTCCACCGGAGGTGGCCCACATGCGGGAAATCCCGCGCCCGCAGCCGCGGGCGGGTGAGGTGCTGGTACGGGTGCACGCGGCAGCCGTCACCGCGGCCGACGCCCGGATTCGCGGCGCGAGCTTCCCGCCCGGGTTCGGCGTGCTCAGCCGGTTGGCACTCGGGATCCGCCGCCCGCGGCGGCAGGTGCTGGGTAGCGCCTTCTCCGGTGAGGTCGTGCAAGCCGTCGACGGCGGCCCTTCCGTGGGCGAGCAGGTGTGCGGCATGTCCGGGGCCAGGTTCGGCGCGCACGCCGAGTACATCGCAGTGCCTAACGACCGGGTGGTCCGCACGCCGGCGACGGTCAGTCACGAGCAGGCCGCTGGGATGCTGTTCGGCGGCACCACCGCGCTGTTCTTCCTCCGGGACAAGGCGCGGGTCGGGCCCGGGATGACGGTGCTGGTGATCGGCGCCTCGGGGGCGGTGGGGACGAACGCGGTGCAGCTGGCACGGCACCTCGGCGCCACTGTCACCGGCGCGACGAGCACCCCGAACCTGGATCTTGTTTCGTCCCTGGGTGCGGACACCATCGACTACACCCGCACCAGCGCCACCGAACTGGATCGGCACTACGACGTGGTGCTGGACGCCACCGGCACCCTCTCCCCCGCAGCCGGCCGGAGGCTGGTGGCTCCGGGCGGGACACTGGCGCTGGTCGCGGCGAGCCTATGGCAGATCCTCGGCTCCGTGGGCCGGGCCACGGCGGGCGCAGCACCGGAACGGGCGGCCGACTTCACGTACCTGCTGGACCTGATGGACCAAGGCGCCCTCACCGCCGTCATCGACCAGGACCTTGACCTTGACGAGATCGCGACCGCACACGCCCGGGTGGACTCCGGGCGCAAGGTCGGCAACATCATCGTGCGGCCCTGAGCTCTCGGACACGTTCCCGGGTCGTAAGGTCATGCCATGCGGCGAGTTCAGGTCCTGACGGCGGCGCTCGCCAGCGCACTTGCGTTCGCCGGGTGCAGCGCAGCGGGGCAGGAGCAGGGCGAGGAAAGCGAACCGGTGCGACTCGAGTACGGAGCAGCACCGGAGCAGTTCGGCGATCTGAGCGTGCCGGAAGGCGCGGACCAGACACAGGCGCGCCCCGCCGTCGTGCTCATTCATGGCGGGTTCTGGCAGGACGCCTACGAGCTCGACCTCATGGAACCGCTGGCGACGGACCTGACCGGACGAGGGTACGTCGTCTGGAACATCGAGTACCGCAAGGTCGGTGAATCCGGCGGCGGGTATCCAGGGACGATGGCGGACGTCGCGGCGGCGATCGATCATCTTGCCGTGCTGGCCGAAGAGCACCCGATCGACCTGGATCGCGTGGCCGTGGTGGGCCATTCCGCGGGCGGGCACCTGAGTCTGTGGGCGGGAACCCGGGAGGACCCGGTGGTCGAGCCGGTGCTGGTGGTCGGTCAGGCGCCGGTGGCTGATCTCGCGGCCGCCGCCACGTCGGATCTGGGCGGTACGGCAGTCACGGAGTTGATGGGCGCGGCACCGGACCAGGATCCGCAGGCGTACGCGGCGGCCTCCCCCGCCG includes these proteins:
- a CDS encoding NAD(P)-dependent alcohol dehydrogenase encodes the protein MRAAVVQQYGPPEVAHMREIPRPQPRAGEVLVRVHAAAVTAADARIRGASFPPGFGVLSRLALGIRRPRRQVLGSAFSGEVVQAVDGGPSVGEQVCGMSGARFGAHAEYIAVPNDRVVRTPATVSHEQAAGMLFGGTTALFFLRDKARVGPGMTVLVIGASGAVGTNAVQLARHLGATVTGATSTPNLDLVSSLGADTIDYTRTSATELDRHYDVVLDATGTLSPAAGRRLVAPGGTLALVAASLWQILGSVGRATAGAAPERAADFTYLLDLMDQGALTAVIDQDLDLDEIATAHARVDSGRKVGNIIVRP
- a CDS encoding glyoxalase, whose amino-acid sequence is MTALMSLTLGCENPEPTRALCQALGVADRVSAAHSDEPTTGFRGFSLSLVAPSRGHVDALLQVALDGGASVLQPASTSFWGYGAIVASPDGAIWKFASSSKKDTGEAVPEFDNLVVLLGVDDVKASKRFYISQGMHAGRSFGGKYAELGGTDGGLTLAVYPRKTAAKEVGADPAGSGSHRVVLGSDGPAFTDPDGFVWEPAGMTSER
- a CDS encoding alpha/beta hydrolase → MRRVQVLTAALASALAFAGCSAAGQEQGEESEPVRLEYGAAPEQFGDLSVPEGADQTQARPAVVLIHGGFWQDAYELDLMEPLATDLTGRGYVVWNIEYRKVGESGGGYPGTMADVAAAIDHLAVLAEEHPIDLDRVAVVGHSAGGHLSLWAGTREDPVVEPVLVVGQAPVADLAAAATSDLGGTAVTELMGAAPDQDPQAYAAASPAERLPGNAAADRAGWRGHDRAGALRGRVRGSGSRGRGRDRVRGGRERRSLCSDQSAARTVGGGGGSATRDPVTVRRRCWVGQERPVVLPGVGEGLGAAPARAGRGAAMGCELAQVT
- a CDS encoding TetR/AcrR family transcriptional regulator, coding for MTDRPALTRERIVAAAVAVADEGGLTAASMRNVGKQLGVEAMSLYHHVASKSALLDALADWIFAQIELPEPGTPWRPAMQARAASARSVLAAHPWALGLIESRPDPGPALLTHHNAVLGCLRGNGFTVALALQAFSAIDSYVYGFVLTELNLPFQTFQGAWDVAISMDPPAAEYPHLTEVMSTVVSGAYTYTAEFDNGLELILDGLERRLAEA
- a CDS encoding cation diffusion facilitator family transporter, which codes for MSEKSPEAPQSVLTVVIALIANALVAAAKTVAAVLSGSASMVAEAAHSWADTGNEALLLVAERRGAKPADAAHPLGYGRAAFVWSMVAAFGLFVAGSIVSITHGISELGNREEVADYTLSYVVLAVAFVLEGISFTQALRQTRSDAARARVHPFRFVLGTSQTTLRAVFFEDLAALVGLLVAAGGLAAHQLTGDAIYDAIGSICVGVLLGVVALILLVRNGQFLVGQSVDGLARKTLLERLRTAPGVERVTFAHMEYVGPAKIFVVASVDLTEDDRESVLQQRLQAVEDHLDAHPLVQRTVLSLAAPGEDELLAEW
- a CDS encoding cupin domain-containing protein: MAEMPTIKNTRELTAYRITAEDTVTLCPLTGPVDGSPTSVFFEIWDPEGVQSDNSHPASVEIFFFVQGEGLAQSDEHSVPVAAGDVLVLPATSVHHIKNTSTTERLFAVTIMCNDLGSQPEDSSMSGFYELVAAGVPVELDPEAREVFHRNAGRIASFAASH